The Juglans microcarpa x Juglans regia isolate MS1-56 chromosome 2S, Jm3101_v1.0, whole genome shotgun sequence genome has a window encoding:
- the LOC121251511 gene encoding protein NDL1-like isoform X2 gives MPTTQVKDVMEHLIHTGCGPVSVIVYGDQDKPALLTYPDLALNHVSCFQGLFFCPEAASLLLHNFCIYHISPPGHELGAAAIFPNDPVPSVDDLADQIIEILNFFRLGAVMCMGVTAGAYILTLFALKYRERVLGLILVSPLCKAPSWTEWIYNKVMSNFLYFYGMCGLVKECLLQRYFSKELRGSAGVPESDIVQACRRLLDERHSINVFRFLQAINRRQDITKGLKRLRCRSLIFVGDSSPFHSEALHMSSKLDCRFSALVEVQACGSVVTEEQPHAMLIPMEFFFMGYGLYKPCHISDSPRGPLSPSCISPELLSPESMGLKLKPIKTRVSLRV, from the exons ATGCCTACTACACAAGTTAAAGATGTAATG GAACATCTTATTCATACTGGCTGTGGTCCTGTGTCTGTTATAGTTTATGGAGATCAAGACAAACCAGCACTACTTACTTATCCTGATTTAGCTTTAAATC ATGTCTCTTGTTTCCAAGGATTGTTCTTTTGTCCTGAAGCAGCTTCTTTGTTGCTCCACAACTTCTGCATCTATCATATCAGTCCACCTGGGCACGAG TTAGGAGCAGCTGCAATTTTTCCCAATGATCCTGTGCCCTCTGTTGATGATTTAGCTGATCAGATAATTGAGATTCTTAACTTTTTCAG GCTTGGGGCAGTGATGTGCATGGGGGTGACAGCAGGTGCTTACATCCTTACCCTATTTGCA TTGAAGTATAGGGAACGCGTTCTTGGTTTGATACTTGTGTCCCCTTTATGCAAAGCACCCTCCTGGACCGAATGGATATATAATAAG GTGATGTCAAACTTCCTTTATTTCTATGGCATGTGTGGCTTGGTGAAGGAGTGCTTGCTTCAACGCTACTTCAGTAAG GAACTTCGGGGTAGTGCAGGAGTTCCAGAGTCGGATATAGTTCAAGCATGTCGAAGA CTGCTTGATGAGAGACACAGCATAAATGTTTTTCGTTTTCTTCAAGCAATCAACAG GAGACAAGACATTACCAAGGGGTTGAAGAGACTAAGATGTCGATCACTAATCTTTGTTGGGGATAGCTCTCCTTTCCATTCGGAGGCTCTTCACATGAGCTCGAAACTGGACTGTAGATTCAGTGCCTTAGTCGAG GTCCAGGCTTGTGGATCAGTGGTGACGGAGGAGCAGCCCCATGCCATGTTGATACCCATGGAGTTCTTCTTCATGGGGTACGGATTGTATAAGCCATGCCACATCAGTGACAGCCCAAGGGGCCCCCTCAGTCCCTCTTGCATCTCCCCGGAACTCCTCTCTCCCGAAAGCATGGGATTGAAGCTAAAACCAATAAAGACCCGTGTTTCACTTCGTGTTTAA
- the LOC121251511 gene encoding protein NDL1-like isoform X3: MEHLIHTGCGPVSVIVYGDQDKPALLTYPDLALNHVSCFQGLFFCPEAASLLLHNFCIYHISPPGHELGAAAIFPNDPVPSVDDLADQIIEILNFFRLGAVMCMGVTAGAYILTLFALKYRERVLGLILVSPLCKAPSWTEWIYNKVMSNFLYFYGMCGLVKECLLQRYFSKELRGSAGVPESDIVQACRRLLDERHSINVFRFLQAINRRQDITKGLKRLRCRSLIFVGDSSPFHSEALHMSSKLDCRFSALVEVQACGSVVTEEQPHAMLIPMEFFFMGYGLYKPCHISDSPRGPLSPSCISPELLSPESMGLKLKPIKTRVSLRV, from the exons ATG GAACATCTTATTCATACTGGCTGTGGTCCTGTGTCTGTTATAGTTTATGGAGATCAAGACAAACCAGCACTACTTACTTATCCTGATTTAGCTTTAAATC ATGTCTCTTGTTTCCAAGGATTGTTCTTTTGTCCTGAAGCAGCTTCTTTGTTGCTCCACAACTTCTGCATCTATCATATCAGTCCACCTGGGCACGAG TTAGGAGCAGCTGCAATTTTTCCCAATGATCCTGTGCCCTCTGTTGATGATTTAGCTGATCAGATAATTGAGATTCTTAACTTTTTCAG GCTTGGGGCAGTGATGTGCATGGGGGTGACAGCAGGTGCTTACATCCTTACCCTATTTGCA TTGAAGTATAGGGAACGCGTTCTTGGTTTGATACTTGTGTCCCCTTTATGCAAAGCACCCTCCTGGACCGAATGGATATATAATAAG GTGATGTCAAACTTCCTTTATTTCTATGGCATGTGTGGCTTGGTGAAGGAGTGCTTGCTTCAACGCTACTTCAGTAAG GAACTTCGGGGTAGTGCAGGAGTTCCAGAGTCGGATATAGTTCAAGCATGTCGAAGA CTGCTTGATGAGAGACACAGCATAAATGTTTTTCGTTTTCTTCAAGCAATCAACAG GAGACAAGACATTACCAAGGGGTTGAAGAGACTAAGATGTCGATCACTAATCTTTGTTGGGGATAGCTCTCCTTTCCATTCGGAGGCTCTTCACATGAGCTCGAAACTGGACTGTAGATTCAGTGCCTTAGTCGAG GTCCAGGCTTGTGGATCAGTGGTGACGGAGGAGCAGCCCCATGCCATGTTGATACCCATGGAGTTCTTCTTCATGGGGTACGGATTGTATAAGCCATGCCACATCAGTGACAGCCCAAGGGGCCCCCTCAGTCCCTCTTGCATCTCCCCGGAACTCCTCTCTCCCGAAAGCATGGGATTGAAGCTAAAACCAATAAAGACCCGTGTTTCACTTCGTGTTTAA
- the LOC121251511 gene encoding protein NDL1-like isoform X1 produces the protein MTNSNNSVSVDMEKIHLGGKEHLIHTGCGPVSVIVYGDQDKPALLTYPDLALNHVSCFQGLFFCPEAASLLLHNFCIYHISPPGHELGAAAIFPNDPVPSVDDLADQIIEILNFFRLGAVMCMGVTAGAYILTLFALKYRERVLGLILVSPLCKAPSWTEWIYNKVMSNFLYFYGMCGLVKECLLQRYFSKELRGSAGVPESDIVQACRRLLDERHSINVFRFLQAINRRQDITKGLKRLRCRSLIFVGDSSPFHSEALHMSSKLDCRFSALVEVQACGSVVTEEQPHAMLIPMEFFFMGYGLYKPCHISDSPRGPLSPSCISPELLSPESMGLKLKPIKTRVSLRV, from the exons ATGACAAATTCTAACAACTCTGTTTCCGTCGATATGGAGAAGATCCATCTGGGTGGAAAG GAACATCTTATTCATACTGGCTGTGGTCCTGTGTCTGTTATAGTTTATGGAGATCAAGACAAACCAGCACTACTTACTTATCCTGATTTAGCTTTAAATC ATGTCTCTTGTTTCCAAGGATTGTTCTTTTGTCCTGAAGCAGCTTCTTTGTTGCTCCACAACTTCTGCATCTATCATATCAGTCCACCTGGGCACGAG TTAGGAGCAGCTGCAATTTTTCCCAATGATCCTGTGCCCTCTGTTGATGATTTAGCTGATCAGATAATTGAGATTCTTAACTTTTTCAG GCTTGGGGCAGTGATGTGCATGGGGGTGACAGCAGGTGCTTACATCCTTACCCTATTTGCA TTGAAGTATAGGGAACGCGTTCTTGGTTTGATACTTGTGTCCCCTTTATGCAAAGCACCCTCCTGGACCGAATGGATATATAATAAG GTGATGTCAAACTTCCTTTATTTCTATGGCATGTGTGGCTTGGTGAAGGAGTGCTTGCTTCAACGCTACTTCAGTAAG GAACTTCGGGGTAGTGCAGGAGTTCCAGAGTCGGATATAGTTCAAGCATGTCGAAGA CTGCTTGATGAGAGACACAGCATAAATGTTTTTCGTTTTCTTCAAGCAATCAACAG GAGACAAGACATTACCAAGGGGTTGAAGAGACTAAGATGTCGATCACTAATCTTTGTTGGGGATAGCTCTCCTTTCCATTCGGAGGCTCTTCACATGAGCTCGAAACTGGACTGTAGATTCAGTGCCTTAGTCGAG GTCCAGGCTTGTGGATCAGTGGTGACGGAGGAGCAGCCCCATGCCATGTTGATACCCATGGAGTTCTTCTTCATGGGGTACGGATTGTATAAGCCATGCCACATCAGTGACAGCCCAAGGGGCCCCCTCAGTCCCTCTTGCATCTCCCCGGAACTCCTCTCTCCCGAAAGCATGGGATTGAAGCTAAAACCAATAAAGACCCGTGTTTCACTTCGTGTTTAA
- the LOC121251512 gene encoding uncharacterized protein LOC121251512, producing MSVAAIEHASSTPQNCIDLLVGKNYELKLNQSMQNLFAEIHEETLDLSHFIHVFYELMEAKLDPPLESIWVYAGLTFRSRNPRKDGLLDRITASKDLFQLVSSCSVSCGSSKCIALLTPVVFEVYKVVVELFGKDLALKRERKAMREIISLVEGILGYINVCCSKDSSDECGSLGSNSTTPFAELVRIWIGSNDGIEAFLPLLSGGTIEWLNDGKFCVGQLAGVVIAEVFLLELCLKFRAGIAREELRSWAVGSISGFRSFYFFENLVRILLERVLTVTSLLSSEDEVLLRNVLYDAVILVEYSFLSPERAFSIPAEHMKCLAMARLILTYEAIEFFREGGDQKRAISYIDAFSNSLLPSQIIKWGSSQIVLEEKLNRSSGSSPKALIKWLLNLEDRGIKVFDDSISKYRTKLVLDIFKADLEQPASKLKNKKVDDDILFTIDNNGADEDTDEDKMKQSMSAAFVAAAHTMKLPEKGGRKRKEGKSAENQKIKFVKYDLCQNSDSVRSRSTIVSNDGSDSESEVENPLSDEDTETKEF from the exons ATGTCTGTAGCTGCAATCGAACATGCATCTTCCACTCCACAAAACTGTATCGACCTCCTAGTAGGCAAGAACTACGAGCTCAAGCTAAACCAGTCAATGCAAAATCTTTTTGCCGAAATCCACGAAGAAACCCTcgacttatctcatttcattcatgTTTTCTACGAATTAATGGAAGCAAAGCTTGACCCACCTCTTGAATCGATCTGGGTGTACGCCGGATTAACCTTTCGCAGCAGAAACCCACGGAAAGATGGCCTTTTGGATCGGATAACGGCCTCGAAGGACTTGTTTCAGTTGGTATCTTCTTGTTCTGTTTCGTGCGGTTCTTCGAAGTGCATAGCATTGCTTACTCCGGTGGTGTTCGAGGTGTACAAGGTGGTCGTTGAGTTGTTTGGAAAGGACTTGGctttgaagagagagaggaaagcaATGAGGGAGATTATATCATTGGTGGAAGGCATTCTTGGGTATATCAATGTGTGTTGTAGTAAGGATTCTAGTGACGAATGTGGTTCGCTTGGTTCGAATTCGACAACGCCTTTCGCAGAATTAGTTCGCATTTGGATCGGTTCTAATGATGGCATAGAGGCTTTCTTGCCGCTTCTAAGTGGTGGAACTATTGAATGGCTCAATGACGGAAAATTTTGTGTCGGACAGTTGGCTGGAGTTGTTATTGCCGAGGTGTTTCTGTTGGAACTTTGCTTAAAATTCCGTGCTGGGATTGCGAGGGAGGAGTTGAGGAGTTGGGCTGTTGGTTCAATTTCTGGCTTTCGGAGCTTCTACTTTTTCG AGAACCTTGTGCGGATACTGCTGGAGAGGGTTTTGACTGTGACTTCCCTATTG AGTTCTGAAGATGAAGTTTTGTTAAGAAATGTCCTCTATGATGCTGTTATATTGGTTGAGTATTCTTTTCTCAGTCCTGAGAGGGCATTCAGCATACCTGCTGAGCACATGAAATGTCTTGCCATGGCAAGATTGATTCTTACATATGAGGCCATAGAATTTTTCAG GGAAGGTGGGGATCAGAAGAGAGCTATTTCTTACATAGACGCCTTTTCAAATTCACTTCTACCATCCCAAATTATTAAATGGGGCAGCAGCCAGATTGTTTTGGAGGAAAAACTGAATAGATCAAGTGGATCCTCACCAAAAGCTCTAATCA AGTGGCTACTAAACCTCGAGGATCGGGGAATAAAAGTATTTGATGATAGCATTTCAAAATATCGTACCAAATTAGTTCTTGATATCTTTAAAGCTGACTTGGAGCAACCTGCATCTAAGTTGAAGAACAAAAAAGTGGATGATGATATTCTCTTTACCATTGATAATAATGGAGCAGATGAAGATACAGATGAGGATAAGATGAAACAATCCATGAGTGCTGCATTTGTGGCCGCTGCCCACACGATGAAGCTGCCAGAAAAGGGAGGAAGAAAACGGAAAGAAGGGAAAAGTGCTGAAAATCAGAAGATAAAATTTGTCAAGTATGACCTTTGCCAAAACTCAGATTCAGTCAGATCAAGGTCAACTATTGTCAGTAACGATGGTTCTGATAGTGAGAGTGAAGTTGAAAATCCACTCTCGGATGAGGATACAGAAACAAAGGAGTTTTAA